The Pseudoalteromonas sp. UG3-2 genome contains a region encoding:
- a CDS encoding ATP-NAD kinase family protein — MQFKLGLIVNPVAGLGGSVALKGSDGVETAQKAIALGATPKANLRAATALKELLEQQAQISIYTVSGEMGQTVAEQLGFDTTVVYQPQSAITCAEDTEQAAKKLLEQDVDLILFAGGDGTARNICHAVADACPVLGIPAGCKIHSGVYAITPKAAGRVVQLLVSGELVSISEADVMDIDEQAFRQGTVKAKRYGEMQVPTELRYVQAVKNGGKESDELVLADIAAYVVSEMEEHETYIMGSGSTVAAVMAEMGLENTLLGVDVVKDQELVAQDQTASQLLGYVDEHSKIVITLIGGQGHIFGRGNQQLSPELIKRVGKDNIIVIATKTKLKALAGRPLIADTGDEALDESLSGFIKVITGFNDHVMYAVGHQE, encoded by the coding sequence ATGCAATTTAAACTTGGTTTAATCGTCAACCCCGTTGCAGGGTTAGGTGGCAGTGTTGCCCTTAAGGGCAGTGACGGTGTTGAGACCGCACAAAAGGCTATCGCGCTTGGGGCGACACCTAAAGCTAACCTCCGCGCTGCCACAGCGTTAAAAGAGCTGCTAGAGCAGCAAGCGCAAATTAGTATTTACACGGTTTCAGGTGAAATGGGACAGACGGTTGCCGAGCAACTGGGCTTTGACACCACCGTGGTGTATCAGCCACAGTCAGCCATCACCTGCGCGGAAGACACAGAGCAGGCAGCCAAAAAGCTGCTTGAGCAAGACGTGGATCTCATTCTCTTTGCCGGTGGCGATGGCACTGCACGCAATATTTGTCACGCGGTGGCGGATGCCTGTCCGGTTTTAGGGATCCCCGCCGGCTGTAAAATTCACAGCGGCGTTTATGCTATTACGCCAAAGGCCGCTGGTCGAGTAGTGCAATTGCTGGTGTCTGGTGAGTTAGTATCGATTTCTGAAGCCGATGTCATGGACATTGATGAGCAGGCATTTCGTCAGGGCACGGTCAAGGCTAAGCGCTATGGTGAAATGCAAGTGCCGACTGAGCTTAGGTACGTTCAAGCCGTGAAAAATGGCGGTAAAGAGAGTGACGAACTGGTGCTTGCCGATATTGCGGCGTATGTGGTTTCTGAAATGGAAGAGCACGAGACCTACATTATGGGTTCCGGTTCCACCGTTGCTGCAGTCATGGCGGAAATGGGCTTAGAAAACACCCTGCTGGGGGTGGATGTGGTCAAAGATCAAGAGCTAGTAGCGCAAGATCAAACCGCCAGCCAGTTACTGGGTTACGTCGACGAACACAGCAAAATTGTTATTACTCTAATTGGCGGGCAAGGCCATATTTTTGGCCGCGGTAACCAGCAACTGAGCCCGGAATTAATCAAACGGGTAGGCAAAGACAACATCATTGTTATTGCCACCAAAACCAAGTTAAAAGCCTTAGCAGGCAGGCCATTAATTGCCGACACCGGAGATGAAGCCTTAGACGAAAGCTTGTCTGGTTTTATCAAGGTGATCACGGGGTTTAACGACCACGTGATGTATGCGGTGGGTCATCAAGAATAA
- a CDS encoding elongation factor P hydroxylase: MHQISDLIRIFNGLFLTELNTELVAGDDEPIYLPADAEHRHHRIVFAHGFYASALHEIAHWLVAGAKRRELEDYGYWYCPDGRDKAQQLAFEQVEVKPQAIEWALSVAAGFNFNVSVDNLNGAQTCRFSFQQRVHQQVLQLLQSGFNRRTQMLLNALSEFYQTPWPLQPSQFVWQIPADITLECEDAI, from the coding sequence ATGCACCAAATATCCGATCTGATACGCATTTTTAACGGTCTATTTTTGACTGAATTGAATACCGAACTGGTCGCCGGTGATGACGAGCCGATTTACTTGCCTGCCGATGCTGAGCATCGCCATCATCGTATTGTGTTTGCCCATGGTTTTTATGCCAGTGCCTTACATGAAATAGCCCATTGGTTAGTAGCTGGGGCAAAACGCCGTGAGCTAGAAGATTATGGTTATTGGTATTGCCCAGATGGCCGCGACAAAGCCCAGCAACTGGCGTTTGAGCAAGTGGAAGTAAAGCCTCAAGCCATTGAATGGGCACTGAGCGTAGCAGCAGGCTTTAACTTTAATGTCTCTGTGGACAACCTTAATGGTGCACAGACCTGCCGCTTTAGCTTTCAGCAGCGCGTTCACCAACAGGTATTGCAGCTATTGCAATCGGGCTTTAATCGCCGTACGCAAATGCTACTCAACGCCTTAAGTGAATTTTACCAAACCCCTTGGCCGTTGCAGCCGAGTCAGTTTGTGTGGCAGATCCCTGCCGACATTACCTTGGAGTGCGAAGATGCAATTTAA
- the fadJ gene encoding fatty acid oxidation complex subunit alpha FadJ → MSVFSYELNEHRVAIVTIDVPDEKMNTLRDSFADELLQLIAKGKEDDVTGMVFISGKDDNFIAGADIKMLDNANTRDDALALSEMCQKAFFKMAELPFPTVAAIHGPALGGGLEFAMACDYRVCTDDGKTKLGLPEVQLGLLPGGGGTQRLPKLVGIQKALEWMLTGKQVRAKQAKKAGLVDDAVPQSILLEVAIKLARQGKPKPRKPKFDRVSQLLESNPFGRNIIFKKAQENVDKKTGGHYPAPAAIIKAVRASVELDKLKAYKTEAEGFADLVMSEVSKALRGIFFATTEMKKEFQSDELAPIKRTAVLGGGLMGAGITHVSAVKAGTPVRIKDVSHQGISNALNYTYKILTKRQKRRIISKAEMQSTLNMITGTTDYSGFKHTDMAIEAVFEDLELKQSMVADIERECSENTIFASNTSSLPIAQIAEKAARPENVIGLHYFSPVEKMPLVEIIPHAGTSEDVIARTVSFARKQGKTPIVVKDKAGFYVNRILAPYVNEAANLLLAGEPIEKIDQALVEFGFPVGPLALLDEVGVDIGSKIAPILEKELGERFKAPDAFARMIEAKRLGRKTGRGFYNYQGKKGKQVDESVYELLGITTSPKLNKQEIANRCVAQMLNEAARCLDEGIVRNARDGDIGAIFGIGFPPFMGGPFSYIDKKGASKLCSELSTYAVDNPAFTPAEALVAKSESGKGYY, encoded by the coding sequence ATGTCAGTATTTTCTTATGAACTAAACGAACATCGCGTAGCCATTGTTACTATAGATGTGCCAGACGAAAAGATGAACACCTTGCGTGACTCTTTCGCCGATGAGTTGTTGCAGCTTATTGCTAAAGGCAAAGAAGACGACGTCACCGGTATGGTGTTTATCAGTGGTAAAGACGATAACTTTATTGCCGGCGCGGATATCAAAATGCTGGATAACGCCAACACTCGCGACGATGCCTTGGCACTGTCTGAAATGTGTCAAAAAGCCTTTTTCAAAATGGCGGAATTGCCATTTCCAACCGTGGCTGCCATTCACGGCCCCGCGCTTGGTGGTGGCTTAGAGTTCGCTATGGCGTGTGATTATCGGGTTTGCACCGATGATGGTAAAACTAAACTGGGCCTACCTGAAGTGCAATTGGGCTTATTGCCTGGTGGCGGTGGTACGCAGCGTTTACCGAAATTGGTGGGGATCCAAAAAGCGCTAGAGTGGATGCTAACCGGTAAGCAGGTGCGTGCAAAGCAAGCGAAAAAAGCCGGCTTAGTGGACGATGCTGTACCACAAAGCATTCTTCTGGAGGTGGCGATTAAATTGGCACGCCAAGGCAAGCCAAAGCCACGCAAGCCAAAATTTGACCGTGTCAGCCAACTGCTCGAGTCTAACCCGTTTGGCCGCAATATCATTTTCAAAAAAGCGCAAGAAAACGTCGATAAAAAAACCGGCGGTCATTACCCTGCACCTGCGGCGATTATTAAAGCGGTAAGAGCGTCTGTGGAGCTGGATAAGCTAAAGGCATACAAAACAGAAGCGGAAGGCTTTGCCGATTTGGTGATGTCGGAAGTATCAAAAGCACTGCGCGGCATTTTCTTCGCCACCACGGAAATGAAAAAAGAATTCCAAAGTGACGAATTAGCACCTATCAAGCGTACCGCGGTGCTAGGCGGTGGCTTAATGGGCGCTGGTATTACCCATGTCAGCGCGGTGAAAGCAGGCACTCCGGTGCGCATTAAAGACGTTAGCCATCAAGGGATCAGTAATGCGTTAAATTACACCTATAAGATCCTCACAAAGCGTCAAAAGCGTCGTATTATTTCAAAAGCTGAGATGCAATCTACGCTGAATATGATCACAGGCACCACTGACTATTCTGGCTTTAAGCACACCGACATGGCAATAGAAGCGGTATTTGAAGACCTAGAGCTGAAGCAATCTATGGTTGCGGACATTGAGCGTGAATGCAGTGAAAATACCATTTTTGCTAGTAACACCTCGTCTTTACCGATTGCGCAAATTGCAGAAAAAGCCGCACGTCCAGAAAACGTCATTGGTCTGCATTACTTCTCACCGGTTGAGAAAATGCCACTGGTGGAGATCATTCCTCATGCAGGCACCAGTGAAGACGTCATTGCTCGTACGGTGTCTTTTGCCCGTAAGCAAGGCAAAACGCCAATTGTGGTAAAAGATAAAGCGGGCTTTTACGTTAACCGTATTTTAGCGCCTTACGTGAATGAAGCGGCTAATTTATTGTTGGCGGGTGAACCTATTGAGAAAATCGACCAAGCCTTGGTTGAGTTTGGCTTCCCAGTAGGGCCGCTGGCGTTACTGGACGAAGTGGGCGTTGATATTGGTTCTAAAATCGCCCCGATTTTAGAAAAAGAACTGGGTGAACGTTTTAAAGCACCCGATGCTTTTGCCCGCATGATTGAAGCAAAACGCTTAGGTCGTAAAACCGGTCGTGGCTTCTATAACTACCAAGGTAAAAAAGGCAAGCAAGTGGACGAGTCAGTCTATGAGCTGCTAGGCATTACCACTTCGCCTAAGTTGAACAAGCAAGAAATTGCCAACCGTTGTGTCGCCCAGATGCTTAATGAAGCGGCGCGCTGTTTGGATGAAGGCATTGTTCGTAATGCTCGTGATGGTGATATTGGTGCCATTTTTGGTATTGGTTTCCCACCGTTTATGGGTGGTCCATTTAGTTACATCGATAAAAAAGGTGCCAGCAAATTATGCTCTGAGTTATCAACGTATGCCGTTGATAATCCAGCATTTACACCTGCTGAAGCCTTGGTGGCTAAGTCAGAATCCGGGAAAGGGTATTACTAA
- the fadI gene encoding acetyl-CoA C-acyltransferase FadI: MSEQNILKTAKGDRIAIVSGLRTPFAKQATAFHHVPALDLGKIVVNEMLERLNFDRKEIDQLVFGQVVQMPEAPNIAREIVLGTGMPVSVDAYSVSRACATSFQAIANVAESIISGQVDVGVAGGADSSSVLPIGVSKKLAGSLVDLNKARTLKQRLQIFSKLRLKDLMPVPPAVAEYSTGLSMGQTAEQMAKTHGISRADQDAMAHRSHSLAAKAWSDGLLDQEVMAAHVEPYKSFIEKDNNIRENSSLEGYAKLKPVFDRKHGSVTAANATPLTDGAAAVLMMSESKAKALGYDILGYVRSFAFSAIGVQEDMLMGPAHSTPVALERAGITLADLDLIEMHEAFAAQALANMKMFASDKFAQEQLGRSKAIGEIDMDKFNVNGGSLAYGHPFAATGARLITQSLHELKRRGGGLALTTACAAGGLGAAFVLESA, translated from the coding sequence ATGTCTGAACAAAACATACTAAAAACAGCTAAAGGCGACCGTATCGCCATTGTAAGTGGCCTGCGTACGCCATTTGCGAAACAAGCAACTGCCTTTCACCATGTGCCAGCACTTGATCTAGGTAAAATCGTGGTCAATGAGATGCTTGAGCGTCTGAACTTCGACCGCAAAGAAATCGACCAACTTGTCTTCGGTCAAGTGGTGCAGATGCCAGAAGCGCCAAACATTGCACGTGAAATCGTCCTAGGCACTGGCATGCCGGTATCAGTAGACGCTTACTCGGTATCGCGAGCCTGCGCTACCAGTTTCCAAGCCATTGCCAATGTCGCAGAAAGCATTATCTCTGGTCAGGTTGACGTGGGCGTTGCTGGTGGTGCAGACTCGTCGTCGGTACTACCAATTGGCGTAAGTAAAAAATTAGCTGGCAGCTTAGTCGACCTAAACAAGGCGCGTACATTAAAGCAACGACTACAGATTTTCTCAAAATTAAGATTGAAAGACTTAATGCCTGTTCCTCCTGCCGTGGCGGAATACTCAACCGGGCTGTCGATGGGACAAACCGCTGAGCAAATGGCGAAAACCCATGGTATTAGCCGTGCCGATCAAGACGCTATGGCACACCGCTCACACAGCCTGGCAGCGAAAGCCTGGTCTGATGGTCTACTAGATCAAGAAGTCATGGCCGCGCACGTAGAGCCTTATAAAAGCTTTATTGAAAAAGACAATAACATTCGTGAAAACTCGTCACTGGAAGGCTATGCCAAGTTGAAGCCGGTGTTTGATAGAAAACACGGCTCTGTGACGGCGGCGAATGCCACACCTCTTACTGATGGTGCTGCAGCCGTGCTAATGATGAGTGAAAGCAAAGCCAAAGCTCTGGGTTACGATATCTTAGGCTATGTCCGTAGCTTTGCGTTCTCGGCCATTGGTGTGCAAGAAGACATGCTGATGGGACCGGCCCATTCAACGCCGGTAGCACTTGAACGTGCGGGGATCACATTAGCCGATTTAGATCTGATTGAAATGCACGAGGCGTTTGCCGCGCAAGCCTTAGCCAACATGAAAATGTTCGCCTCCGACAAGTTTGCCCAAGAGCAATTAGGTCGCAGCAAAGCCATAGGTGAAATTGATATGGATAAATTCAATGTCAACGGTGGCTCATTGGCTTATGGCCACCCGTTTGCAGCCACAGGAGCACGTTTGATCACCCAAAGCTTACATGAGCTTAAGCGTCGTGGTGGCGGACTTGCGTTGACCACAGCGTGTGCCGCTGGTGGTCTTGGAGCAGCATTTGTATTGGAGAGCGCATAA
- a CDS encoding AAA family ATPase, which translates to MAVNEFTQLKHYLDTQILGQSALTEALLITLLADGHLLVEGPPGLAKTRAVNALAKGIEGSFQRVQFTPDLLPSDITGTDIYRQQTNEFVFEKGPLFHSLILADEINRAPAKVQSALLEAMAERQITVGKNTYTLPELFMVMATQNPLEQEGTYPLPEAQLDRFLLHLNIDYPDAETELDILRLTRGEALEQHSAPFTAISQDTLFAARKKVLALHLAESLEQYLVQLIVATREPEKFDTQLASWLDYGASPRATIALDKCARAHAWLQQRDFVTPEDIQAVVHNVLRHRIILSYEAQADGVSKDQVISKILELVAVP; encoded by the coding sequence ATGGCAGTAAACGAATTTACGCAACTAAAACACTATTTAGATACGCAAATCCTAGGACAAAGCGCGCTTACCGAAGCCTTGCTTATCACGTTACTGGCCGACGGCCATTTGTTGGTTGAAGGACCGCCGGGCTTGGCGAAAACCCGAGCAGTAAATGCTCTGGCCAAAGGCATAGAGGGCAGCTTTCAGCGGGTACAGTTTACCCCCGACTTATTACCCTCAGACATAACCGGCACCGATATTTACCGACAGCAAACCAATGAGTTTGTGTTTGAAAAAGGGCCTTTGTTCCACAGTCTGATCTTGGCCGACGAAATCAACCGTGCACCGGCCAAAGTTCAGTCGGCGTTACTCGAGGCCATGGCAGAAAGACAGATCACCGTAGGGAAAAACACCTACACCCTGCCCGAGTTATTTATGGTGATGGCAACCCAGAACCCGCTTGAGCAAGAAGGCACTTACCCACTGCCTGAGGCCCAACTCGACCGCTTTTTATTACATTTAAATATCGATTACCCGGATGCCGAGACCGAATTGGATATTTTGCGTCTCACCCGCGGCGAAGCGTTAGAACAACATAGCGCACCTTTTACCGCCATTAGCCAAGATACGCTTTTCGCAGCGCGTAAAAAGGTATTAGCATTGCACCTTGCTGAATCGCTGGAACAGTATTTAGTGCAATTAATTGTTGCCACCAGAGAACCGGAAAAATTCGATACCCAGCTCGCCAGCTGGCTTGACTATGGCGCCAGTCCTCGTGCCACTATCGCCCTAGATAAATGTGCTCGGGCTCATGCTTGGTTGCAACAACGGGACTTTGTCACCCCAGAAGACATTCAGGCTGTGGTGCACAATGTGTTACGCCATCGCATTATTCTTAGCTATGAAGCCCAAGCCGATGGCGTCAGCAAAGACCAAGTGATCAGCAAAATCTTAGAATTGGTTGCTGTACCTTAA